One genomic window of Eptesicus fuscus isolate TK198812 chromosome 6, DD_ASM_mEF_20220401, whole genome shotgun sequence includes the following:
- the B4GALT7 gene encoding beta-1,4-galactosyltransferase 7, which yields MFPSRRKAAQLPWEDGRSRLLPSSLPRKCSVFHLFVACLLLGFLSLLWLQLSCSGDMAWAARGQGQETPGPPRACPPEPPPEHWEEDPSWGPHRLAVLVPFRERFEELLVFVPHMHRFLIRKKIPHHIYVLNQVDHFRFNRAALINVGFLESSNSTDYIAMHDVDLLPLNEELDYGFPEAGPFHVASPELHPLYHYKTYVGGILLLSKQHYQLCNGMSNRFWGWGREDDEFYRRIKGAGLQLFRPSGITTGYKTFRHLHDPAWRKRDQKRIAAQKQEQFKVDREGGLNTVKYRVDARTALSVGGAPCTVLNIMLDCDKAATPWCTLG from the exons ATGTTCCCCTCCCGGAGGAAGGCGGCGCAGCTGCCCTGGGAGGACGGCAG GTCCAGGCTGCTTCCCAGCAGCCTTCCCCGGAAATGCTCCGTCTTCCACCTCTTCGTTGCCTGTCTCTTACTGggcttcctctccctgctctggcTGCAGCTCAGCTGCTCCGGTGACATGGCCTGGGCAGCCAGGGGACAAGGGCAGGAGACCCCAGGTCCACCCCGGGCCTGTCCCCCAGAGCCGCCCCCTGAGCACTGGGAAGAAGATCCGTCATGGGGCCCCCACCGCCTGGCAGTGCTGGTGCCCTTCCGAGAACGCTTTGAGGAGCTCCTGGTCTTTGTGCCCCACATGCATCGCTTCCTGATCAGGAAGAAGATCCCACACCACATCTACGTGCTCAACCAGGTGGATCATTTCAG GTTCAACCGGGCGGCACTCATCAATGTGGGCTTCCTGGAGAGCAGCAACAGCACAGACTACATCGCCATGCACGACGTGGACCTGCTCCCTCTCAACGAGGAGCTGGACTATGGCTTCCCTGAGGCAGGGCCCTTCCATGTGGCCTCCCCAGAGCTCCACCCGCTCTACCACTACAAGACCTATGTCGGCGGCATCCTGCTGCTCTCCAAGCAGCACTACCAGCTG TGCAACGGGATGTCCAACCGCTTCTGGGGCTGGGGCCGTGAGGACGATGAATTCTACCGGCGCATCAAAGGAGCTGGGCTCCAG CTATTCCGCCCCTCGGGAATCACAACTGGATACAAGACATTTCGCCACCTGCATGACCCAGCCTGGCGGAAGAGGGACCAGAAGCGCATTGCAGCTCAAAAACAG GAACAATTCAAGGTGGACCGGGAGGGAGGTCTGAACACTGTGAAGTACCGTGTGGATGCTCGTACAGCCCTGTCTGTGGGTGGGGCCCCGTGCACTGTTCTCAACATCATGTTGGACTGTGACAAGGCTGCTACCCCCTGGTGCACACTTGGCTGA
- the TMED9 gene encoding transmembrane emp24 domain-containing protein 9, producing MAAELGVRVVRPWLGAGLGWVVRALLLLLWFAARGGALYFHIGETEKKCFIEEIPDETMVIGNYRTQLYDKQREEYQPATPGLGMFVEVKDPEDKVILARQYGSEGRFTFTSHTPGEHQICLHSNSTKFSLFAGGMLRVHLDIQVGEHANDYAEIAAKDKLSELQLRVRQLVEQVEQIQKEQNYQRWREERFRQTSESTNQRVLWWSILQTLILVAIGVWQMRHLKSFFEAKKLV from the exons ATGGCTGCGGAGTTGGGTGTGCGGGTcgtcaggccctggctgggagcGGGGCTGGGTTGGGTGGTTCGGGCCCTTCTGTTGCTACTGTGGTTTGCGGCCCGTGGAGGCGCGCTCTACTTTCACATCGGGGAGACAGAGAAGAAGTGCTTTATTGAGGAGATTCCGGACGAGACCATGGTTATAG GAAACTACCGGACGCAGCTGTATGACAAGCAGCGGGAGGAGTACCAGCCAGCCACCCCCGGACTTGGCATGTTCGTGGAGGTGAAGGACCCAGAAGACAAG GTCATTCTGGCCCGGCAGTATGGCTCTGAAGGCAGGTTCACTTTCACATCCCATACCCCTGGCGAGCATCAGATCTGTCTTCACTCCAATTCCACCAAGTTCTCCCTTTTTGCTGGAGGCATGTTG AGAGTTCATCTGGACATTCAGGTGGGTGAACACGCCAATGACTATGCAGAAATTGCTGCCAAAGACAAGTTGAGTGAGTTGCAACTACGAGTACGACAGCTGGTGGAGCAAGTAGAGCAGATCCAGAAAGAACAGAACTATCAGCGG TGGCGAGAGGAGCGCTTCCGGCAGACCAGCGAGAGCACCAACCAACGGGTGCTGTGGTGGTCCATTCTGCAGACCCTCATCCTCGTAGCCATCGGTGTCTGGCAGATGCGACACCTCAAGAGCTTCTTTGAAGCCAAGAAGCTGGTGTAG